A window of the bacterium genome harbors these coding sequences:
- a CDS encoding nitrous oxide-stimulated promoter family protein, whose amino-acid sequence MLYKHPRLKRERKTLKITIEMYCKGNHKVQSGICPACSELMEYSLLRLDKCPYQEGKTTCANCPTHCYKKDMREKIRDVMRYAGPRMTSKHPILAFFHFIDGMKKKPSLAGGS is encoded by the coding sequence ATGCTATACAAACATCCAAGGCTGAAAAGAGAAAGAAAAACCTTAAAAATTACAATTGAAATGTATTGCAAGGGTAATCATAAGGTGCAAAGCGGGATTTGCCCCGCCTGCAGTGAACTCATGGAATACTCTTTGCTTAGGCTTGATAAATGCCCTTATCAGGAAGGAAAAACAACCTGCGCGAATTGCCCGACGCATTGCTATAAAAAAGATATGAGAGAAAAAATCCGCGATGTAATGAGATACGCTGGTCCCAGGATGACGTCAAAACACCCGATTCTTGCGTTTTTTCATTTTATTGACGGCATGAAGAAAAAGCCTTCTTTGGCCGGTGGATCATAA